The region AGAAACACAGAGTCGTTCACCCAGACCTGACCATTGGACTCCTCAACTTGCTCGTAGGCCCATTCGGTGATTCGCAGCGATGCCGATGAGTCCGATGGCAATCCAGCGTCAGAAAGCCGTTCTGCCATTTCCTCTGAATGAGTTCGATTCCGATCAGCCCACGACTGCAAATGTTGTTCTGCGGCGAGGTAGTCGGATTTCGCATTGTTGCAGCGAGGATGAGCCAACACGAAGTTGTGCCCAGATCGGCCGGATAGCGTGACCAAGGGATGACGTGGTCCACGTCCATGCTTCGCTGCAAATCCTTGTGGCAGTAAAAGCACTGCCGTTCCTGAACATCAATCAGGATGTTCTTGTAGGCTTCGAGCGAAGATCGCTCCTGATCGAACAGGAACGTCCCGAGATCGGTCAGGTTGCCAAGGTCGTTGGCGTTGAGCTTCTGGACGAACCGAACCCACGCACCCTGAATCAAATCTCTCATCAGGCCGTAGAAGGCACGGAAGCAAAAGGCCACACCGGGCTTCAGCGTGATCGTCTTCGTCGTCGCATCCAAGTTGTCGTACAGGAAATCAAGTCGCTCGCTGCCGACCGTCTGCAATTTCCATAGTGGCATCTCATTCACGACCCGTTTGACGGTTCCGGAAAGTGATCGCCAAAGATCAGGTGCCGTCAGCTTCAGCCTCGCAAGTGAGCCACCGAAGTCATCTTGAGCTTTGATAATTTTAGAGATAACTGCCGCCTGTCGTCCTGTGTTCTGTT is a window of Stieleria sp. JC731 DNA encoding:
- a CDS encoding HNH endonuclease, which gives rise to MTPTPEEQVRFLRNIQRLLVEGQFTASYKFALLHAIADLCVLKGDDSGGALDLDVRDIAEKFIELYWQQCRPFQLGNQSTGLILQQNTGRQAAVISKIIKAQDDFGGSLARLKLTAPDLWRSLSGTVKRVVNEMPLWKLQTVGSERLDFLYDNLDATTKTITLKPGVAFCFRAFYGLMRDLIQGAWVRFVQKLNANDLGNLTDLGTFLFDQERSSLEAYKNILIDVQERQCFYCHKDLQRSMDVDHVIPWSRYPADLGTTSCWLILAATMRNPTTSPQNNICSRGLIGIELIQRKWQNGFLTLDCHRTHRHRCESPNGPTSKLRSPMVRSG